A window of Halobacillus naozhouensis genomic DNA:
TTCTTCTGATTAGCTGTTTGGCTGTCTATCTGTCATCAAACCAAAGCAATCCTGTTTCTTCTTCTAATCCCTTATATGAACAGATAAAAAGTAAGCAGCAGGATTATTTTAAAAAGCCTCAAAATGCATATATTGATCAGGTTTGGAAAAAAACGCCCGGGTTAAACGGAAGAAAAGTGAATATAGAGAAATCTTATAACAAGATGAAAAAAGAGGGAACTTTTAACGAGGAGAAATTAGTATTTGAACAAATCCCTCCAGAAGTGTCATTGGAGGATTTACCAGTATCCCCAATTTACCGGGGGCATCCTGACAAAGAAATGGTTTCTCTGTTAATTAACGTGTCGTGGGGAGCTGAATTTATTCCAGATATGGTGGAGACGTTATCGAAGCATCGCGTCAAAGCGAATTTCTTCATTGATGGAGCGTTTGCATCTGAACATAAGGATTTAGTTCAGATGATTGAAGAGGAAGGTCATCTGATCGGTAGTCACGGTTATGGTCATAAGGATTTTGCCAAATTGTCTAAATCTCAAGCATTGACTAACTTGGATAAAGCAAATAACATCATATCAAGTTTGGTCGAAAGTGAAATTAAATGGTTTGCTCCTCCGGCAGGGAGTTTTACGATGGGGGCAGTCGAAGCAGCTGAGAACTTTGATATGTACACCATTCTCTGGACTGTAGATTCTATTGATTGGAAAAAACCTACCAAAGATGTGTTTTTACACCGTATTACCAGTAAGCTCCATAATGGCGCAACTATTCTGATGCATCCGACAGCAGTTACAGCGTCCAGTTTGGGTGAATTAATCCCCATTATTCAAGAACAGTATAAAATTGGAACCTTAGAGGATTTAATGAGTGAAAAACGAGGAGGATGATAGCAGTGAGGATGAAGGAACTTTCTCAGAAGGAAGTTATTGACGTCGATGAAGGGAAGAAGCTAGGAATTCTTGGAAAAGCAGATCTAATTGTGGATCCTGACAATGGGTTGATTCAATCGTTAATCATTTTAAATGAAGGACTGTTCAAAAGTCGGGACCACATCGAGATTGAGTGGAAGCAAATTTCAATTATTGGGGAAGACACAATATTATTGAAGAAAGGTTGAGCTACAACAAATCGTTGTAGCTTTTTTTGTGGCTGTGCATAGGCTTTTAGGAAATCACTAACGATCTGTTTCTGCATACGATAAAAGGAGATTACACCACTTATAAAGGAGACTTCCGGCATGCTTACAGAATATCATGTAGCAGTCATAGGGGGCGATGCCCGACAAATTGAAATCATAAGAAGATTAAATGAGTGGGGTGCACATGTTTATTTAGCCGGATTCGATCAATTGAACGGGAGCTATACCGAAGCGGTGGAACTTGAGTTTGACAGTGATCAAGTCGAGAAGCTTGATGCTGTCATTCTTCCTGTTTCAGGTACAGATGAAAAGGGCTGTATAGATGGTATCTTTACGAATCGTTCGATCCCTTTGAAAGAAGGGTGGCTAAAGCGCACCCCGAAACATTGTCAAGTGTTTACAGGAATTACGAATGAAACTCTCAGCAAAATGGTTCATAACGCGAATCGAACACTGGTTCCGCTCATGGATCGAGATGATGTTGCCATTTATAACTCAATTCCAACAGTAGAGGGCACGATCATGATGGCCATCCAGCATACAGATGTTACGATTCATAATTCACGGGTTTTGCTTATCGGTTTAGGAAGAGTAGGAGTGAGCTTAGCACGTACTTTTCATCAACTAGGGGCGAAGGTTAGCGTTGCTGTACGTTCTTCGAAGGATGCAGCACGCGTCTATGAAATGGGGTTGACTCCGCTCTATATTGAGTCACTGCCAGAACAGGACCTAGCGTTTGATTTAGTCCTCAATACCGTTCCTGCTCCTGTTCTCGATGCCAAGGTCATTAAAAAGCTGCCAACTCATGCTTTAATTCTGGATATTGCATCCAAACCTGGCGGAACAGATTTTCGTTATGCAGAAAAACGAGGCGTAAAAGCGATATTAGTCCCAGGCCTGCCTGGAATAGTCGCCCCCAAAACTGCCGGCAGAATTATTGCCAATGTTATATCACAGCAGTTGAGAAAAAATAAATAGAAAGGTGGATAACGAATGGTTCAATTAAAAGGTAAAAGAATAGGATTTGGATTAACAGGGTCACATTGCACGTATCATGAAGTGTTCCCTGTTCTCCAGCAGCTCATGGATCTCGGCGCAGATGTTATTCCCATCTTATCTCATACGGTTCAAAAAACGGATACAAAGTTTGGAGAAGCGGCTGAACATCTGAAGACAATCGAGTCGATCACAGGCAAAGAAGCGATTATGACGATTCCTGATGCGGAACCTTTAGGCCCCAAAATGCCGCTTGATTGTATGGTCATCGCTCCTATGACAGGAAATTCCACGAGTAAGTTTGCCAATGCCCTTACGGATTCACCGGTCTTAATGGCTGCAAAAGCAACATTGCGAAACGAGAGCCCGGTCGTTCTCGCTATTTCCACAAACGATGCGTTAGGATTAAATGGGGTTAACATCATGAGGTTGATGGCGACTAAAAATATTTATTTTGTACCTTTAGGGCAAGACCATCCTTATAAAAAACCAAACTCTCTCGTAGCAGATATGACATTGATTCCAGAGACCATTGAAGCAGCTATTTCTGGTAAACAGCGCCAGCCGGTATTGATTGAAAGATACTCGGAGTAATTCTCTTTTTGATAACAGATGCGACAAGAAGTATGATAAAATAACACAATAGTGGCTCACGCAGCAAAAATATATGAAGATTTAATTGAGAAAGGGGATCTGGTTATGAGTCAAACAAACACGTATAATATCGCAGTAGTAGGTGCAACTGGTGCTGTCGGACAAAAAATGTTGGAAACACTCGAAGATCGAAACTTTCCTATCAAAGAATTGAAATTATTGTCATCCAGCCGCTCAGCTGGCAAGAAAATGATGTATAAAGGAACAGAATATACGTTGGAGGAGGCAACACCCGAGAGCTTCGACGACGTCGATATTGCTCTGTTTTCAGCAGGGGGGTCGGTCTCTAAAAAGCTGGCTCCTGAGGCTGTAAAACGCGGAGCGCTAGTCATTGATAATACAAGTGCTTACCGTATGGATGAAAGTGTGCCGCTCGTTGTACCAGAAGTCAATGAAGAGGATATTAAAAATCACAATGGCATTATTGCCAACCCAAATTGTTCAACTATTCAAATGGTTGCAGCCCTCGAGCCAATTAAGCAGAACCTAGGTATGAAGCGTGTCATTGTTTCTACGTACCAGGCTGTTTCCGGTGCTGGTAATGAGGCAGCGGAGGAACTTCGTGAGCAATCACAGGCTTTCTTAAATGGAGAAGAATTAGAAGCTAGCATTCTACCAGTTAGTGGTGATGAGAAGCACTTCCCAATTGCTTTTAATGCGCTGCCGCAGATTGATAAATTTCAAGAAAACGGGTATACCTTTGAAGAAATGAAAATGATTAATGAAACGAAGAAAATCATGCATCATTCTGCCCTTCATATCTCAGCTACTTGTGTTCGTTTGCCGTTTTTCACTTCACATGCAGAGAGTGTTTATGTTGAAGTAGAAAAGGATGACGTTTCCGTTCAACAATTGAAAGAGCTTGTAGGCAGCGCACCTGGAATCGTTCTTGAGGATGACCCAGCTGTTCAATCCTACCCAACACCATTGAGTGCTGCTGGGAAACGCGATGTATTTGTAGGCCGTATACGTAAAGATCTCGACCATAAGAATGGATTTCATCTTTGGGTAGTTTCTGATAATCTATTAAAGGGAGCTGCCTGGAATTCAGTTCAAATTGCAGAACGAGTCGTCGCCAATCAATGGCTGTAAATCTAATAGGTTGAGGTGTGTACATTGAAATTACTCGTGCAAAAATTTGGGGGAACCTCTGTCCGTGACCAGGAAAGCAGATCACGGGC
This region includes:
- a CDS encoding polysaccharide deacetylase family protein, whose product is MNKYIKPAVILFLLISCLAVYLSSNQSNPVSSSNPLYEQIKSKQQDYFKKPQNAYIDQVWKKTPGLNGRKVNIEKSYNKMKKEGTFNEEKLVFEQIPPEVSLEDLPVSPIYRGHPDKEMVSLLINVSWGAEFIPDMVETLSKHRVKANFFIDGAFASEHKDLVQMIEEEGHLIGSHGYGHKDFAKLSKSQALTNLDKANNIISSLVESEIKWFAPPAGSFTMGAVEAAENFDMYTILWTVDSIDWKKPTKDVFLHRITSKLHNGATILMHPTAVTASSLGELIPIIQEQYKIGTLEDLMSEKRGG
- the asd gene encoding aspartate-semialdehyde dehydrogenase, translated to MSQTNTYNIAVVGATGAVGQKMLETLEDRNFPIKELKLLSSSRSAGKKMMYKGTEYTLEEATPESFDDVDIALFSAGGSVSKKLAPEAVKRGALVIDNTSAYRMDESVPLVVPEVNEEDIKNHNGIIANPNCSTIQMVAALEPIKQNLGMKRVIVSTYQAVSGAGNEAAEELREQSQAFLNGEELEASILPVSGDEKHFPIAFNALPQIDKFQENGYTFEEMKMINETKKIMHHSALHISATCVRLPFFTSHAESVYVEVEKDDVSVQQLKELVGSAPGIVLEDDPAVQSYPTPLSAAGKRDVFVGRIRKDLDHKNGFHLWVVSDNLLKGAAWNSVQIAERVVANQWL
- the dpaA gene encoding dipicolinic acid synthetase subunit A; the protein is MLTEYHVAVIGGDARQIEIIRRLNEWGAHVYLAGFDQLNGSYTEAVELEFDSDQVEKLDAVILPVSGTDEKGCIDGIFTNRSIPLKEGWLKRTPKHCQVFTGITNETLSKMVHNANRTLVPLMDRDDVAIYNSIPTVEGTIMMAIQHTDVTIHNSRVLLIGLGRVGVSLARTFHQLGAKVSVAVRSSKDAARVYEMGLTPLYIESLPEQDLAFDLVLNTVPAPVLDAKVIKKLPTHALILDIASKPGGTDFRYAEKRGVKAILVPGLPGIVAPKTAGRIIANVISQQLRKNK
- a CDS encoding dipicolinate synthase subunit B, yielding MVQLKGKRIGFGLTGSHCTYHEVFPVLQQLMDLGADVIPILSHTVQKTDTKFGEAAEHLKTIESITGKEAIMTIPDAEPLGPKMPLDCMVIAPMTGNSTSKFANALTDSPVLMAAKATLRNESPVVLAISTNDALGLNGVNIMRLMATKNIYFVPLGQDHPYKKPNSLVADMTLIPETIEAAISGKQRQPVLIERYSE
- a CDS encoding YlmC/YmxH family sporulation protein, translated to MKELSQKEVIDVDEGKKLGILGKADLIVDPDNGLIQSLIILNEGLFKSRDHIEIEWKQISIIGEDTILLKKG